The genomic stretch GCCTTCACCATTTTTACCCAAAGAGTCCCAAACGGTAACCTTGTCAATCTTAATATTCTTGATGGCTTCCACCTGAGTTTTGATAATATCCGGAAGTTTTTCGGCCATCAATAGCATAAAGGCATCACGAGGGTCGCTGCCAGCTGCGCTAACTAACTCTTTGAAACCTTCTGCCTGCTTGCTCAGTAATTCGTAGTTACCGCGTGCCTCAGCTTCTAGTTTGGCATAAATCGCATCCGCCTGACCACGGGCCAATCTACGGATACGTTCTGCTTCCGCTTCAGCGTCAATCTCTACTTTTTGCTTGTCGATGCTGGTAGGAATTACCACGTTAGCATACTGCGTGGCTTTATCTCTTTCCGCACGGGCTTCTTCGGCTTTCTCTTCCGAGCGATAAGCCTCTTCAAGAGCTTGTGCTTGTTTTACTTTTTCAGCTGCAATAGCTACTCTATTAGCTTCAGCCTCAGCTTCTCTACGTGCTGCATCAGAGTTGGCTATGGTAATTTTTGCCGTGTTTTCACCTTCTACAGCTCGAGCATTGGCTTCGGAGGTTTGAATACGCTCTGTTTTTTGAGCATCTGCTTCCCCGATAAGGGCTTGGGCATTGGCAGCAGAAACCTGAATACGTTCATTCTGGTTTGCACTAGCTTCACCAATATTTGCACTGGCATTTGCCTGAGCCACTTTTACACGCTCTTCCTGATGAGCATTAGCTTCACCGATAGATCCATCACGGGTTTTTTCAGCCACACTTTTTCGGGCATCATTCACTGCTTTTGCAGCAGCTTCCTTACCCAAAGCTTCAATATAACCGCTCTCATCCTTGATGTCGGTTACGTTTACGTTAATCAGTTTAAGACCGATTTTCTTCAATTCCGCTTCTACGTTTGAAGCTACATTGGCCAAAAATTTATCACGGTTATTGTTGATTTCTTCAATGTCCATGGTAGCTACCACCAAACGCAGCTGACCGAAAATGATGTCTTTTGCCAAATCATGAACCTGTGCTTGGGTCAATCCTAAAAGACGCTCAGCAGCATTATTCATTACACCCGGCTCGGTAGAAATACCCACGGTAAAACGAGAAGGTACATCCACACGGATATTCTGGCGGCTAAGGGCGTTGGTAAGATTTACCTCAATGCTTGTAGGGGTAAGGTCCAAAAAGGCATAATCCTGAATAATGGGCCAAACGAAGGCGGCACCACCATGAATACATTTTGCCGAAAGGTTGCCCTCTACGTTGGAGCCAACTTTTCCATACACCACAAGTATGCGGTCAGATGGGCATCGTTTGTATCGCTTTACCAGCGAAAAAATAAGGATGAAAATAAAGAGTATCGCAGCAGCGATAGCAATCAAGAAAATTGGACTCATGGATTTTGCTTTTTAGGTGAGTTAGTTATTACGAGCATTTTATTTTGGTCAATCACTTCAGTGATTTGGATTATCGTTCCTGTGGGAATATCGGTTTCCTGATCGGTCAATGCATCAAATTCGTGAACCGACCCTTGGATGGTTAATTGTATTTTTCCGAAACCACCGCGGCCACCTGGTATTCTTAAGTAGGCCTCGCCAATTTTGCCAACGGCTCTTGCAATTTTTAAAGTACCGGATTGATGCAGTTTAGAAATTTGATAAAACATGAAGGCCATAATGGTCATCATTGCTAAACCAGAAACCACTGAAATAATAATGGTAGTGAGCATACTGTAGCCAGAATCGAGGCTTGCTATACCTGTCCAGGAAAATAGCACGAAAAAGGCCACCATGTTTTTGAAGGTGAAAAACTGAAAGCCCACACCTCCATCATTTTCTATTTCCAGATCGGGGTCGGTGTAATCTGTATCAAACGCACCACCAATGAATGTGGTAATCAATTGAAAAAGAAACATAAGTGAGGAAGGGATGGCTAAGCCCCAGTAAATTTTATCTAAAGTGTCTAGCGCAAACCACCAGCTTGAAAGGTCATCCATTGAGTAGAAATGAGGTTAAAAATTAAGGAGACTAAAAGTATTTAAAAAATCAGAAGGACAGTAATAAAAATCACCAGTCCCATTAATAGCATCAAA from Owenweeksia hongkongensis DSM 17368 encodes the following:
- a CDS encoding flotillin family protein, whose translation is MSPIFLIAIAAAILFIFILIFSLVKRYKRCPSDRILVVYGKVGSNVEGNLSAKCIHGGAAFVWPIIQDYAFLDLTPTSIEVNLTNALSRQNIRVDVPSRFTVGISTEPGVMNNAAERLLGLTQAQVHDLAKDIIFGQLRLVVATMDIEEINNNRDKFLANVASNVEAELKKIGLKLINVNVTDIKDESGYIEALGKEAAAKAVNDARKSVAEKTRDGSIGEANAHQEERVKVAQANASANIGEASANQNERIQVSAANAQALIGEADAQKTERIQTSEANARAVEGENTAKITIANSDAARREAEAEANRVAIAAEKVKQAQALEEAYRSEEKAEEARAERDKATQYANVVIPTSIDKQKVEIDAEAEAERIRRLARGQADAIYAKLEAEARGNYELLSKQAEGFKELVSAAGSDPRDAFMLLMAEKLPDIIKTQVEAIKNIKIDKVTVWDSLGKNGEGTNTSNFLSGMYKSVPPLEDLFNQAGLQLPDYLKGKTVDQEAKEATNDKPENNSNEPEGTEEK